In Pseudoxanthomonas sp. SE1, the genomic stretch ACGCGGGCTAGCTTGGCTCGACTACAAGGGGAGTGATATGCCTGTCCCGTGTCCATCCGACCGCAACCGGTGCAAGCCTTGCGCGCCCAGGCGCATGCGGGGCTTCACCTTGATAGAGCTCATGGTCACCATCGCGGTGGTCGCCCTGCTCGCGGCCGTGGCAGCCCCGGCCATGGTGACGCTGATGAACTCCAACCGGCTCAGCAGCACGGCAGGAGAGCTGACGGCCGCGCTGCAGCTCGCGCGTGCCGAGGCCGTCCGGCGCAGCGCGCCGGTGACCGTGTGTGGCAGCGCCGACGGCCTCGCCTGCACCAATGGCGCCAACTGGGCCAATTGGATCATCGCGGGACAGAACAACCAGGACGCGGCCATTGAAGTCGTGCGCAGCGGGACGCTGCCGAATGGGTTGCAGATCAGCGGGCCTGCCGCGGGGATCCGCTTCAACTCCGCCGGCCTCATCGCCGCGCAGCAGAACCTGACGGTGTGCATTCCCACCGACGAGCCTGCAGACA encodes the following:
- a CDS encoding GspH/FimT family pseudopilin; translation: MVTIAVVALLAAVAAPAMVTLMNSNRLSSTAGELTAALQLARAEAVRRSAPVTVCGSADGLACTNGANWANWIIAGQNNQDAAIEVVRSGTLPNGLQISGPAAGIRFNSAGLIAAQQNLTVCIPTDEPADNQRVITVLVSGAVLAGRNNGGGACP